One Ureaplasma urealyticum serovar 8 str. ATCC 27618 genomic window carries:
- the rpmH gene encoding 50S ribosomal protein L34 has protein sequence MKRTFQPNNRKRAKVHGFRARMKTKNGRNVLARRRLKGRHSLTVSGEK, from the coding sequence ATGAAAAGAACGTTTCAACCAAATAATCGTAAAAGAGCAAAAGTGCATGGTTTTCGTGCACGTATGAAAACTAAAAATGGACGTAATGTTTTAGCTAGAAGAAGACTTAAAGGGCGTCATAGTCTAACAGTTTCTGGTGAAAAATAA
- the rnpA gene encoding ribonuclease P protein component, which produces MANFISLKRNEDILNIIKKQQKIHSNHIVVYFCETNLKKVRLAISISKKKFKLATQRNRIRRLIKAWFIAANVLVESYDIVVLVKPSFIDGSFVLNCDNIKKILQTIISKHKQNKINK; this is translated from the coding sequence ATGGCTAATTTTATTAGTCTAAAAAGAAATGAAGATATACTTAATATAATTAAAAAACAACAAAAAATTCATTCTAATCACATTGTAGTTTATTTTTGTGAGACCAATCTAAAAAAAGTTCGCTTAGCTATAAGCATTTCTAAAAAAAAATTTAAATTAGCAACGCAACGCAATCGAATCCGACGCCTAATTAAAGCATGATTTATTGCTGCTAATGTTCTAGTTGAAAGTTATGATATTGTAGTCTTAGTGAAACCATCGTTTATTGATGGTTCTTTTGTTTTAAATTGTGATAATATTAAAAAAATTCTTCAAACAATTATTAGTAAGCATAAACAAAATAAAATTAATAAATAA